In one Streptomyces sp. NBC_00597 genomic region, the following are encoded:
- a CDS encoding RNA polymerase sigma factor SigF — translation MPASTAPQVPPQQEPQQDPQQEPLRGVPQDSPQGSPREASRDSPQDSQVPPQQDAPEEPPAAPRPQSRGADTRALTQVLFGQLKGLQPGTGEHHRVRSALIEANLPLVRYAAARFRSRNEPMEDVVQVGTIGLINAIDRFDPDRGVQFPTFAMPTVVGEIKRYFRDNVRTVHVPRRLHELWVQVNAATEDLTTLHGRTPTTPEIAERLRITEDEVLSCIEAGRSYHATSLEAAQEGDGLPGLLDRLGYEDPELAGVEHRDLVRHLLVQLPEREQRILLLRYYNNLTQSQISAELGVSQMHVSRLLARSFARLRSANRIEA, via the coding sequence GTGCCGGCCAGTACTGCGCCTCAGGTGCCGCCCCAGCAGGAGCCCCAGCAGGACCCGCAGCAGGAGCCCCTGCGGGGCGTCCCGCAGGACTCCCCGCAGGGATCCCCGCGGGAGGCCTCCCGGGACTCGCCCCAAGACTCCCAGGTCCCGCCCCAGCAGGACGCCCCTGAGGAGCCTCCAGCGGCCCCGAGACCCCAGAGCCGGGGCGCGGACACCCGGGCCCTCACCCAGGTCCTGTTCGGGCAGCTGAAGGGCCTTCAGCCGGGCACCGGCGAGCACCACCGGGTGCGGAGCGCCCTCATCGAGGCGAACCTCCCGCTCGTCCGGTACGCGGCCGCCCGCTTCCGCAGCCGCAACGAGCCGATGGAGGACGTGGTCCAGGTCGGCACGATCGGCCTCATCAACGCGATCGACCGGTTCGACCCGGACCGCGGGGTGCAGTTCCCGACCTTCGCCATGCCGACCGTCGTGGGCGAGATCAAGCGCTACTTCCGCGACAACGTCCGCACCGTCCACGTGCCGCGCCGGCTCCACGAACTGTGGGTCCAGGTGAACGCGGCCACCGAGGACCTGACCACCCTGCACGGACGCACGCCGACCACGCCGGAGATCGCCGAGCGGCTGCGGATCACCGAGGACGAGGTGCTGTCCTGCATCGAAGCCGGCCGCAGCTACCACGCCACCTCGCTGGAGGCCGCCCAGGAGGGCGACGGGCTGCCGGGGCTGCTGGACCGCCTGGGCTACGAGGACCCGGAGCTGGCCGGGGTCGAGCACCGCGACCTCGTCCGCCACCTCCTCGTACAGCTGCCCGAGCGTGAACAAAGGATCCTGCTGCTGCGGTACTACAACAATCTGACGCAGTCCCAGATCAGCGCGGAGCTCGGGGTGTCCCAGATGCACGTGTCGCGGCTGCTCGCCCGGAGCTTCGCTCGACTCCGATCCGCAAACAGGATCGAGGCGTAG
- a CDS encoding RNA polymerase sigma factor SigF translates to MSVDQGSSKVLTLVKSAAPTAPAASDRSEAIDTRTLSRSLFQRLATLDPDSPERAYVRDTLIELNLPLVRYAAARFRSRNEPMEDIVQVGTIGLIKAIDRFDCERGVEFPTFAMPTVVGEIKRFFRDTSWSVRVPRRLQELRLALTKASDELAQKLDRSPTVPELAAVLGVSEEDVVDGLAVGNAYTASSLDSPSPEDEGGEGSLADRLGYEDTALEGVEYRESLKPLLAKLPPRERQIIMLRFFANMTQSQIGEEVGISQMHVSRLLTRTLAQLRMGLIGE, encoded by the coding sequence ATGTCCGTAGACCAGGGCAGCTCCAAGGTGCTCACGCTCGTCAAGAGCGCTGCGCCGACAGCACCTGCAGCGTCTGACCGCTCGGAAGCCATCGACACCCGCACCCTCTCCCGCTCCCTCTTCCAGCGACTTGCCACCCTGGACCCGGACAGCCCCGAACGGGCGTACGTACGCGACACCCTGATCGAGCTGAACCTGCCCCTGGTGCGGTACGCCGCCGCCCGCTTCCGCAGCCGGAACGAGCCGATGGAGGACATCGTCCAGGTCGGCACGATCGGCCTGATCAAGGCGATCGATCGGTTCGACTGCGAACGCGGCGTGGAGTTCCCGACGTTCGCGATGCCGACCGTCGTGGGAGAGATCAAACGATTCTTTAGGGACACCTCCTGGTCCGTGCGCGTCCCGCGCCGTCTCCAGGAGCTGCGCCTCGCCCTCACCAAGGCCAGCGACGAGCTCGCCCAGAAGCTCGACCGCTCGCCCACCGTGCCGGAACTGGCCGCGGTGCTCGGGGTGTCGGAGGAGGACGTCGTCGACGGCCTCGCCGTGGGCAACGCGTACACCGCCTCCTCGCTCGACTCGCCCTCCCCCGAGGACGAGGGCGGCGAGGGCTCGCTCGCGGACCGCCTCGGCTACGAGGACACCGCGCTCGAAGGCGTCGAGTACCGCGAGTCGCTGAAGCCGCTGCTCGCCAAACTCCCGCCCCGGGAACGGCAGATCATCATGCTGCGGTTCTTCGCGAACATGACGCAGTCGCAGATCGGCGAGGAGGTCGGCATCTCCCAGATGCACGTCTCCCGGCTGCTCACGCGCACGCTGGCGCAGCTCCGGATGGGCCTGATCGGCGAGTAA
- a CDS encoding MarR family transcriptional regulator, whose product MPTETHPHPTRYEELARQLTGIGAVKRDLARMLPPDCPAGSAAVLTVLDRHGEMRLSRLADLMAIDISVTSRHVAHVADRGWITRDIDPGDGRCRILRLTPAGHALLAELGARYTGALEKALADWSAHDIDVLNTLLTRLRSSF is encoded by the coding sequence ATGCCCACGGAAACGCACCCCCACCCCACCCGCTACGAGGAGCTGGCCCGCCAGCTCACCGGCATCGGCGCCGTCAAGCGCGACCTCGCCCGCATGCTCCCCCCGGACTGCCCGGCCGGCTCCGCCGCCGTCCTCACCGTGCTCGACCGCCACGGCGAAATGCGGCTCAGCCGCCTTGCCGATCTCATGGCCATCGACATCTCGGTGACCAGCCGCCACGTCGCCCACGTCGCCGACCGCGGGTGGATCACCCGCGACATCGACCCCGGCGACGGCCGCTGCCGCATCCTGCGGCTCACCCCGGCCGGCCACGCGCTCCTCGCCGAGCTCGGCGCCCGCTACACCGGCGCGCTGGAGAAGGCTCTGGCCGACTGGTCCGCCCACGACATCGACGTACTCAACACCTTGCTGACCCGGCTCCGATCGAGCTTCTAG
- a CDS encoding MDR family MFS transporter, which translates to MATTAPTGVQGGSRSETTSDPASASAHAHAPMTHPQIMKALSGLMLGMFVAILSSTIVSNALPQIISDLGGTQSSYTWVVTAALLSMTAATPLWGKLSDLFSKKLLVQISLVIYVLGSVIAGLSQNTGMLIACRVVQGIGVGGLSALAQIVMAAMISPRERGRYSGYLGAVFAVATVGGPLLGGVITDTSWLGWRWCFYVGVPFAVIALIVLQRTLHLPVVRRDVKVDWLGAFLISGAVSLLLIWVTQAGDSYDWISWTTVAMTGGAVVLGLLFLLVESKASDPIIPLRLFRNKTISLASAASLFVGIAMFSGTVFFSQFFQLARNESPTMSGILTIPMIGGLFVSSTVSGQVITKTGKWKAWLVSGGVLLTAGLGMLGTLRYDTPYWQIAIYMALTGLGLGMMMQNLVLATQNQVAPQDLGAASSVVTFFRSLGGAVGVSALGAVMANRVTHYVKDGLAALGPKAAAMSHGGTAGGGIPDLDKLPAPLRTVIESAYGHGVGDVFLYAAPTALLALLLVLFIKEVALKSKPAAHAPTAATATATATATATADSAQ; encoded by the coding sequence ATGGCGACCACCGCACCCACCGGTGTGCAGGGAGGCAGCCGGTCGGAGACCACGTCCGACCCCGCATCCGCATCCGCACACGCGCACGCACCCATGACCCACCCGCAGATCATGAAGGCGCTGTCCGGCCTGATGCTCGGCATGTTCGTGGCGATCCTGTCGTCCACGATCGTCTCCAACGCCCTGCCCCAGATCATCAGCGACCTCGGCGGCACCCAGTCCTCGTACACCTGGGTCGTCACCGCCGCGCTACTGTCGATGACGGCGGCGACCCCGCTCTGGGGAAAGCTGTCCGACCTGTTCAGCAAGAAGCTGCTGGTCCAGATATCCCTGGTGATCTACGTCCTCGGCTCGGTGATCGCGGGCCTGTCCCAGAACACCGGCATGCTCATCGCCTGCCGCGTGGTCCAGGGCATCGGCGTCGGCGGCCTGTCCGCCCTCGCCCAGATCGTGATGGCCGCGATGATCTCCCCGCGCGAGCGCGGCCGGTACAGCGGCTACCTGGGCGCGGTCTTCGCCGTCGCCACCGTCGGCGGTCCGCTGCTCGGCGGTGTCATCACCGACACCTCGTGGCTCGGCTGGCGCTGGTGCTTCTACGTCGGCGTGCCGTTCGCGGTCATCGCCCTGATCGTCCTCCAGCGCACCCTGCACCTCCCGGTCGTCCGCCGTGACGTCAAGGTCGACTGGCTCGGCGCCTTCCTGATCAGCGGGGCCGTGTCCCTGCTGCTGATCTGGGTCACGCAGGCCGGCGACTCGTACGACTGGATCTCCTGGACGACCGTGGCGATGACCGGCGGCGCCGTCGTGCTCGGCCTGCTCTTCCTCCTCGTCGAGTCCAAGGCGAGCGACCCGATCATCCCGCTGCGCCTGTTCCGCAACAAGACCATCAGCCTCGCCTCGGCGGCCTCGCTGTTCGTCGGCATCGCGATGTTCTCGGGCACCGTGTTTTTCAGCCAGTTCTTCCAGTTGGCACGCAACGAGTCCCCCACGATGTCCGGAATCCTGACGATTCCGATGATCGGCGGGCTCTTCGTCTCCTCCACGGTTTCCGGTCAGGTGATCACCAAGACCGGTAAGTGGAAGGCCTGGCTCGTCTCCGGCGGCGTCCTACTGACGGCCGGTCTCGGAATGCTGGGCACCCTGCGCTACGACACCCCGTACTGGCAGATCGCGATCTACATGGCGCTGACCGGCCTCGGTCTCGGCATGATGATGCAGAACCTCGTCCTCGCCACCCAGAACCAGGTGGCCCCCCAGGACCTGGGCGCGGCCAGCTCGGTCGTCACCTTCTTCCGCTCGCTCGGCGGCGCCGTGGGCGTCTCCGCGCTCGGCGCGGTCATGGCCAACCGGGTCACCCACTACGTCAAGGACGGGCTGGCCGCGCTCGGCCCGAAGGCGGCGGCGATGAGCCACGGCGGCACCGCCGGCGGCGGGATCCCCGACCTCGACAAGCTGCCCGCTCCGTTGCGCACCGTCATCGAGTCGGCGTACGGGCACGGCGTCGGCGACGTCTTCCTCTACGCCGCCCCCACCGCGCTGCTCGCGCTGCTCCTGGTGCTGTTCATCAAGGAAGTCGCGCTGAAGTCGAAGCCGGCGGCCCACGCCCCGACGGCGGCGACGGCGACGGCGACGGCGACGGCGACGGCGACGGCCGACTCGGCGCAGTAG
- a CDS encoding TetR family transcriptional regulator, which yields MVTAADSGKTRTSVWLAPGHGAPARRRSEAPSGLDRDRITGATVRLLDAEGLARFSMRRLAAGLGVTAMSLYWYVDTKHDLLELALDRALGELPLPRSTTAGPAQEGWPGRLRSLAGGYRRLLAAHPWVAPLTAAYPNIGPHARAFDSALQRVLDATGLAGGCRTGAHLAVSQFLHGCGGTARRAPAGDFALALDVLIAGIEAQAAARPGAGVGSGA from the coding sequence ATGGTGACCGCGGCCGATTCGGGCAAGACCCGGACCAGCGTGTGGCTGGCCCCCGGGCACGGCGCCCCCGCCAGACGCCGCAGCGAGGCGCCCTCAGGCCTCGACCGGGACCGGATCACCGGGGCCACCGTTCGACTGCTCGACGCCGAGGGGCTGGCCCGGTTCTCGATGCGGCGGCTCGCGGCCGGGCTCGGCGTCACCGCGATGTCCCTGTACTGGTACGTCGACACCAAGCACGATCTGCTCGAACTCGCCCTGGACCGGGCCCTGGGCGAGCTACCGCTCCCCCGGAGCACCACGGCCGGGCCGGCCCAGGAGGGCTGGCCCGGCCGTCTGCGTTCGCTGGCCGGCGGCTACCGGCGGCTGCTGGCGGCGCACCCCTGGGTGGCGCCGCTGACCGCCGCGTACCCGAACATCGGGCCGCACGCCCGGGCCTTCGACTCCGCCCTGCAGCGGGTGCTCGATGCCACCGGTCTCGCGGGCGGCTGCCGGACCGGCGCACACCTGGCCGTGTCGCAGTTCCTGCACGGCTGCGGGGGCACCGCGCGGCGGGCGCCCGCCGGGGACTTCGCGCTCGCGCTCGACGTCCTGATCGCGGGGATCGAGGCGCAGGCCGCCGCCCGGCCGGGCGCGGGCGTGGGCTCGGGGGCGTGA
- a CDS encoding ArnT family glycosyltransferase, whose amino-acid sequence MTTAVPPMDSPFPERAPAAPTAPGAPPATASAAAAGRPRWERPAYVALLLATAVLLLWNLGASGYANSFYSAAVQAGSESWKAFFFGSSDAGNSITVDKPPAALWPMALSVRLFGLGSWQILVPQALMGVGTTAVLYAAVRRHFGPAAALLSGTVFALTPVAALMFRFNNPDALLTLLLTVTVYCVLRALDGARTKWLVWAGVAVGFAFLTKTLQAFVILPPLAVVYAVCAPTRLRRRLGQLLLAGAAMVVAGGWWVAIVELWPASSRPYIGGSQTNSFLELTLGYNGLGRINGNETGSVGGGSRPGGGGPGWGETGIDRLFSANTGGQISWLLPAALVMLVTGLVVTWRARRATDSLEGMARAAFLVWGGALLITALVFSYMQGIFHEYYTVALAPYVAALVGMGVALLWEERGGKAAALTLSGTLALTAWWSYVLLGRSSGYLPWLRWTVLVAGLAAAAGLLFGARLGRRSALGAAALGLAAALAGPLAYCLTTVDSARSGSIVTAGPAVSGGRGGMGMRMFGGGELPPGAVPQGMPQQGAPQQGQQGGPQGGGPQGGRRQFPGGQGGQGFPGGRNGGGTARGGGQNSAGGGPGGLLGGTKVGTEATAALRKDAGEYTWAAAAVGAQNAASYQLASGEPVMPIGGFNGSDPSPTLARFQEYVRTGKIHYFIGEGDRSGGEGQVARGGPGGGTSSAIASWVKANYRSVTVGGATFYDLTVPLNGTSAPS is encoded by the coding sequence ATGACCACGGCCGTACCACCCATGGACTCCCCGTTCCCGGAACGGGCCCCGGCCGCCCCGACCGCGCCCGGTGCACCGCCCGCCACGGCGAGCGCCGCCGCCGCGGGGCGTCCCCGCTGGGAGCGGCCCGCGTACGTGGCGCTCCTGCTGGCCACCGCCGTACTGCTGCTGTGGAACCTGGGCGCCTCCGGTTACGCCAACTCCTTCTACTCCGCCGCCGTCCAGGCGGGCAGCGAGAGCTGGAAGGCCTTCTTCTTCGGCTCCTCCGACGCCGGGAACTCCATCACCGTCGACAAGCCGCCGGCCGCCCTGTGGCCCATGGCCCTGTCCGTCCGGCTGTTCGGGCTCGGCAGCTGGCAGATCCTCGTCCCCCAGGCCCTCATGGGCGTCGGCACCACCGCCGTGCTCTACGCCGCCGTACGCCGCCACTTCGGGCCCGCGGCCGCACTGCTCAGCGGCACCGTCTTCGCGCTCACCCCGGTGGCCGCGCTGATGTTCCGCTTCAACAACCCGGACGCGCTGCTCACGCTGCTGCTGACCGTCACCGTCTACTGCGTGCTGCGCGCCCTCGACGGCGCCCGCACCAAGTGGCTCGTCTGGGCGGGTGTCGCGGTCGGCTTCGCCTTCCTGACCAAGACCCTCCAGGCCTTCGTCATCCTGCCGCCGCTCGCCGTCGTGTACGCCGTCTGCGCGCCCACCCGGCTGCGCCGCCGGCTCGGCCAGCTGTTGCTCGCCGGAGCCGCCATGGTGGTGGCCGGCGGCTGGTGGGTGGCCATCGTGGAACTGTGGCCCGCGTCTTCCCGCCCGTACATCGGCGGCTCGCAGACCAACTCCTTCCTGGAACTGACCCTCGGCTACAACGGGCTCGGTCGGATCAACGGCAACGAGACCGGCAGCGTCGGGGGCGGCTCCCGCCCCGGTGGCGGCGGCCCCGGCTGGGGAGAGACCGGCATCGACCGGCTCTTCTCGGCCAACACCGGCGGGCAGATCTCCTGGCTGCTCCCGGCGGCCCTCGTCATGCTCGTCACCGGACTGGTCGTCACCTGGCGGGCCCGCCGGGCCACCGACTCCCTGGAGGGCATGGCCCGGGCCGCCTTCCTGGTGTGGGGCGGCGCCCTGCTGATCACCGCGCTCGTCTTCAGCTACATGCAGGGCATCTTCCACGAGTACTACACCGTGGCGTTGGCGCCGTACGTGGCCGCGCTCGTCGGCATGGGCGTGGCCCTGCTGTGGGAGGAGCGGGGCGGCAAGGCCGCCGCGCTCACCCTGTCCGGCACGCTCGCCCTGACCGCGTGGTGGTCCTACGTCCTGCTCGGCCGCTCCTCCGGATACCTGCCGTGGCTGCGCTGGACGGTCCTCGTCGCCGGCCTGGCCGCGGCGGCCGGACTGCTGTTCGGTGCCCGCCTCGGCCGCCGGTCCGCGCTGGGGGCGGCGGCGCTGGGGCTGGCCGCGGCGCTGGCCGGACCCCTCGCGTACTGCCTGACCACGGTCGACTCCGCGCGCAGCGGGTCGATCGTGACGGCCGGGCCTGCGGTCTCGGGCGGCCGCGGCGGCATGGGCATGCGGATGTTCGGCGGCGGGGAACTCCCGCCCGGTGCGGTCCCGCAGGGCATGCCGCAGCAGGGCGCCCCGCAGCAGGGGCAGCAGGGCGGGCCCCAGGGCGGCGGTCCGCAGGGCGGGCGCCGGCAGTTCCCCGGCGGCCAGGGAGGCCAGGGATTCCCGGGCGGGCGCAACGGCGGCGGCACTGCGCGCGGCGGTGGGCAGAACTCCGCGGGCGGCGGCCCCGGCGGCCTGCTGGGCGGCACGAAGGTCGGTACGGAGGCCACGGCCGCCCTGCGCAAGGACGCGGGCGAGTACACGTGGGCGGCGGCCGCCGTCGGCGCGCAGAACGCGGCGAGCTACCAGCTGGCCTCCGGCGAGCCGGTGATGCCGATCGGCGGGTTCAACGGGAGCGACCCCTCCCCGACCCTCGCCCGGTTCCAGGAGTACGTCCGCACCGGGAAGATCCACTACTTCATCGGGGAGGGCGACCGCTCCGGAGGCGAGGGACAGGTCGCGCGCGGCGGCCCCGGCGGCGGCACCAGCAGCGCCATCGCGAGCTGGGTCAAGGCCAACTACCGGTCCGTCACGGTCGGCGGAGCCACCTTCTACGACCTGACCGTCCCCCTGAACGGCACGTCCGCCCCGTCCTGA
- a CDS encoding bifunctional glycosyltransferase family 2/GtrA family protein, with product MPTDTSSGALPARAHLAPVPGEPVLDVVIPVFNEEKDLGPCVRRLHDHLTRTFPYPFRITIADNASTDRTPEVAAALATTVDGVRSTRLEEKGRGRALRTVWSRSEAPVLAYMDVDLSTDLNALLPLVAPLISGHSDLAIGTRLARSSRVVRGAKREFVSRAYNLLLRSSLAARFSDAQCGFKAIRREVAERLLPLVEDSGWFFDTEMLVLAERAGLRIHEVPVDWVDDPDSTVHIVGTATEDLKGMWRVGRALAVGALPLDRLARPFGDDPRDRSALPGVPRGLARQLLGFCVIGVLSTLAYLALYSFLRLGAGPQLANAGALLVSAVANTAANRRLTFGVRGRERAVRHQAQGLVVFGVGLALTSGSLAALGAATPHPAHSTELAVLITANLAATVLRFLLFRAWVFPERRATPAKDDTR from the coding sequence ATGCCAACCGACACCTCCTCCGGCGCCCTTCCGGCACGGGCGCACCTCGCTCCCGTGCCCGGCGAGCCCGTACTCGACGTGGTGATCCCGGTCTTCAACGAGGAGAAGGACCTCGGCCCGTGCGTGCGCCGGCTCCACGACCACCTCACCCGCACGTTCCCGTACCCCTTCCGCATCACGATCGCCGACAACGCGAGCACCGACCGCACCCCCGAGGTCGCGGCCGCCCTCGCCACCACCGTCGACGGCGTACGCAGCACCCGGCTGGAGGAGAAGGGCCGCGGCCGCGCCCTGCGCACCGTCTGGTCCCGCTCCGAGGCACCCGTCCTCGCCTACATGGACGTGGACCTGTCCACGGACCTCAACGCGCTGCTGCCGCTGGTCGCCCCGCTCATCTCCGGGCACTCCGACCTCGCCATCGGCACCCGCCTCGCCCGCTCCTCGCGGGTGGTGCGCGGCGCCAAGCGGGAGTTCGTCTCCCGGGCCTACAACCTGCTCCTGCGCTCCTCCCTCGCCGCCCGGTTCAGCGATGCCCAGTGCGGGTTCAAGGCCATCCGCCGGGAGGTCGCTGAGCGGCTGCTGCCGCTGGTGGAGGACTCGGGCTGGTTCTTCGACACCGAGATGCTCGTGCTCGCCGAGCGGGCCGGGCTGCGCATCCACGAGGTGCCCGTGGACTGGGTCGACGACCCGGATTCCACCGTCCACATCGTCGGCACCGCCACCGAGGACCTCAAGGGGATGTGGCGGGTGGGCCGGGCCCTGGCCGTCGGCGCACTGCCGCTCGACCGGCTCGCCCGACCCTTCGGCGACGACCCGCGCGACCGCAGCGCCCTGCCCGGCGTGCCGCGCGGCCTGGCCCGCCAGCTCCTGGGCTTCTGCGTGATCGGCGTGCTGTCCACGCTCGCCTACCTCGCCCTGTACTCCTTCCTCCGGCTCGGCGCCGGACCCCAGCTCGCCAACGCCGGCGCCCTGCTGGTCTCAGCCGTCGCCAACACGGCCGCCAACCGCCGGCTCACCTTCGGCGTCCGCGGCCGCGAGAGGGCCGTCCGCCACCAGGCCCAGGGCCTCGTCGTGTTCGGCGTCGGACTGGCCCTGACCAGCGGATCGCTGGCCGCCCTCGGCGCCGCCACACCCCATCCCGCCCACAGCACCGAACTGGCCGTACTGATCACGGCCAACCTCGCCGCAACCGTGCTGAGGTTCCTGCTCTTCCGCGCCTGGGTCTTCCCCGAGCGGCGCGCCACTCCCGCGAAGGACGACACCCGATGA
- a CDS encoding HAMP domain-containing sensor histidine kinase encodes MPRRPRPWSLRARLVVSAVALIAVVGAAIGVVTTLSLRQYLVEKVDQQLRIAVDMATPRNPSPAKAGRDGLWFVSAPGTPLGAVGIRSEPGGTTEGARLAAIGGPGLETRQPLTPAQSRPLEKVAAKAAADRGRPAPVDVDLPGLGSYRVQASPEGNLALAYPLAEVDSTVQTLIAVEVFVTLAGLIAASLAGQALVAVALRPLRRVAATATRVSELPLHSGEPALHERVPDAEADPRTEVGQVGAALNRMLGHVSSALTARQQSEMRVRQFVADASHELRTPLASIRGYAELTRRGREEPGPDTRHALGRIESEATRMTGLVEDLLLLARLDAGRPLSATDTDLAPLVVDAVSDARAAGPEHHWRLELPEEPAPIHADPARIQQVLVNLLANARTHTPSGTTVTAHVSRETRAVRLRIEDDGPGIPPALLPHVFERFARGDASRSRAAGSTGLGLAIVAAVVTAHGGQVDVWSEPGWTRFEVLLPLAPDQPTTRIAADSRADARTGPRAGSRADARRDSQTGHRLTTQR; translated from the coding sequence CTGCCCCGGCGGCCGCGCCCCTGGTCCCTGCGGGCCCGGCTCGTCGTCTCGGCGGTGGCGCTGATCGCCGTCGTGGGCGCCGCGATCGGCGTCGTCACCACCCTGTCGCTGCGCCAGTACCTGGTCGAAAAGGTCGACCAGCAGCTACGCATCGCCGTGGACATGGCCACGCCCCGGAACCCTTCGCCGGCGAAGGCCGGGCGCGACGGCCTCTGGTTCGTCAGCGCCCCGGGCACCCCGTTGGGCGCCGTGGGGATCCGGTCCGAGCCGGGCGGCACGACCGAGGGCGCCCGGCTCGCCGCCATCGGCGGGCCCGGCCTGGAGACCCGCCAGCCGCTCACCCCGGCCCAGTCCCGCCCGCTGGAGAAGGTCGCCGCCAAGGCCGCCGCCGACCGCGGCCGGCCCGCACCCGTGGACGTGGACCTGCCGGGCCTCGGCAGTTACCGGGTACAGGCCTCCCCCGAAGGGAACCTGGCCCTGGCCTACCCGCTCGCCGAGGTCGACTCCACCGTGCAGACGCTGATCGCCGTCGAGGTCTTCGTCACCCTCGCCGGACTGATCGCGGCCTCCCTCGCAGGGCAGGCCCTGGTCGCAGTCGCCCTGCGCCCGCTGCGCCGGGTGGCCGCCACCGCCACCCGCGTCTCCGAACTCCCCCTGCACAGCGGCGAACCCGCCCTCCACGAGCGGGTCCCGGACGCCGAGGCCGATCCCCGGACCGAGGTGGGACAGGTCGGCGCCGCCCTCAACCGGATGCTGGGACACGTCTCCTCCGCCCTCACCGCCCGCCAGCAGAGCGAGATGCGGGTCCGGCAGTTCGTCGCCGACGCCAGCCACGAGCTGCGCACCCCCCTCGCCTCCATCCGCGGGTACGCCGAACTCACCCGTCGGGGCCGGGAGGAGCCCGGCCCCGACACCCGTCACGCCCTCGGCCGCATCGAGTCCGAGGCGACCCGGATGACCGGCCTCGTCGAGGACCTGCTGCTGCTCGCCCGGCTCGATGCCGGCCGTCCGTTGAGTGCGACGGACACCGACCTCGCCCCGCTCGTCGTCGACGCCGTCAGCGACGCCCGGGCCGCCGGACCCGAGCACCACTGGCGCCTTGAGCTGCCCGAGGAGCCCGCGCCGATCCATGCCGACCCGGCCCGGATCCAGCAGGTCCTGGTCAACCTGCTCGCCAACGCCCGTACGCACACTCCGTCCGGCACCACCGTCACCGCCCATGTTTCACGTGAAACACGGGCCGTCCGGCTGAGGATCGAGGACGACGGCCCCGGCATCCCGCCCGCTCTGCTCCCGCACGTCTTCGAACGGTTCGCGCGCGGCGATGCCTCGCGCTCCCGGGCTGCGGGCTCCACCGGCCTGGGGCTCGCCATCGTCGCGGCCGTCGTGACGGCGCACGGCGGACAGGTGGACGTATGGAGCGAGCCCGGGTGGACCCGCTTCGAGGTCCTGCTCCCGCTCGCCCCGGACCAGCCGACGACCCGGATCGCAGCTGACTCACGGGCCGACGCACGGACCGGACCACGGGCCGGCTCACGGGCCGACGCGCGGAGGGACTCACAGACGGGGCACAGGCTCACCACACAGCGGTGA
- a CDS encoding response regulator transcription factor gives MTATTTSHASTSTSNPAALVRPDGGPCRVLVVDDEASLSELLSMALRYEGCEVRSAGDGAGAVRAAREFRPDVVVLDVMLPDMDGLAVLGQLRREIPQLPVLFLTARDSVEDRIAGLTAGGDDYVTKPFSLEEVVARLRGLVRRSGAAQAARGGSVLAVGDLRLDEDSHEVSRGGREIHLTATEFELLRYLMRNPRRVLSKAQILDRVWSYDFGGQANVVELYISYLRRKLESGPGLPSMIHTRRGAGYLIKPAE, from the coding sequence ATGACTGCGACGACCACCTCCCATGCGTCCACGTCCACCAGCAACCCCGCGGCCCTCGTCCGGCCCGACGGAGGCCCCTGCCGGGTGCTCGTCGTCGACGACGAGGCCTCGCTCTCCGAGCTGCTGTCCATGGCCCTGCGCTACGAGGGCTGCGAGGTCCGCAGTGCGGGCGACGGGGCCGGCGCGGTGCGGGCTGCACGCGAATTCCGGCCCGACGTCGTGGTCCTCGACGTCATGCTGCCCGACATGGACGGACTGGCCGTCCTGGGACAGCTGCGCCGGGAGATCCCGCAGCTCCCCGTGTTGTTCCTGACCGCCAGGGACTCCGTCGAAGACCGCATCGCGGGCCTGACGGCAGGCGGCGACGACTACGTCACCAAGCCCTTCAGCTTGGAAGAGGTCGTGGCCCGGCTGCGCGGCCTGGTCCGCCGCTCGGGTGCGGCGCAGGCCGCGCGCGGGGGCTCCGTCCTGGCCGTCGGTGATCTGCGGCTCGACGAGGACAGCCACGAGGTGTCCCGCGGAGGCCGGGAGATCCACCTCACCGCCACGGAGTTCGAGCTGCTGCGCTACCTGATGCGCAACCCGCGGCGCGTGCTGAGCAAGGCGCAGATCCTGGACCGGGTGTGGTCGTACGACTTCGGCGGCCAGGCAAACGTCGTCGAGCTGTACATCTCTTACCTGCGGCGCAAGCTGGAGAGTGGCCCCGGCCTGCCGTCGATGATCCACACCCGGCGCGGCGCCGGCTACCTGATCAAGCCGGCCGAGTAG